One genomic region from Alteromonas pelagimontana encodes:
- the dusB gene encoding tRNA dihydrouridine synthase DusB: protein MRIGSYTLDNNLMLAPMAGVTDRPFRQLCRRMGAGLVVSEMLSSNPRVWNTDKSLLRMDHTGEDGIRSVQIAGADPALMAQAAQLNVSNGAQIIDINMGCPAKKVNKKLAGSALLQYPELVEAIVQAVVGAVDVPVTLKIRTGWDTDNRNGVEIARIAEESGIQSLAVHGRTRACMYNGNAEYNTIRAIKRAVSIPVVANGDITSPEKAQEVLNYTGADGIMIGRGAQGNPWIFRQIQHYLATGENLPQPPLSEQHQVLHEHVANVHAFYGDYSGVRIARKHVGWYLAEFDKDRQFRKTFNGLEQADEQLNALDDYFRSLHTRETRQISPAA, encoded by the coding sequence ATGCGAATTGGGTCATATACGCTAGATAACAATTTGATGTTAGCACCGATGGCAGGCGTAACAGATCGACCATTCCGCCAGCTATGCCGGCGCATGGGTGCGGGATTGGTAGTTTCTGAGATGCTTTCCAGTAATCCTCGGGTATGGAACACGGATAAGTCTTTGCTGCGGATGGATCATACCGGTGAGGACGGCATTCGGTCGGTTCAAATAGCCGGGGCGGATCCGGCATTGATGGCACAGGCGGCACAACTGAATGTAAGTAACGGTGCGCAAATCATCGATATTAACATGGGTTGTCCGGCTAAAAAGGTAAATAAAAAACTGGCAGGCTCAGCATTGCTGCAGTATCCAGAGCTGGTTGAGGCCATTGTTCAGGCAGTAGTAGGTGCAGTTGATGTTCCGGTTACCCTGAAAATACGCACTGGCTGGGATACTGATAATCGTAATGGGGTAGAGATTGCCCGTATTGCAGAAGAAAGCGGCATACAATCGCTGGCAGTTCACGGCAGAACTCGGGCCTGTATGTACAATGGAAACGCGGAATACAACACTATTCGCGCAATTAAACGTGCAGTGTCTATTCCCGTAGTTGCCAATGGCGACATTACGTCTCCTGAAAAAGCACAAGAGGTGCTCAACTACACTGGTGCGGACGGAATAATGATCGGCCGCGGAGCGCAAGGTAACCCCTGGATTTTCAGACAAATTCAGCATTATCTTGCAACAGGTGAGAACCTACCGCAACCGCCATTGTCAGAACAGCATCAGGTGTTGCATGAACATGTTGCGAACGTGCACGCATTTTACGGCGATTATTCCGGTGTCAGAATTGCCCGGAAGCACGTGGGCTGGTATCTCGCGGAGTTTGATAAGGATCGTCAGTTTCGCAAAACGTTCAATGGTCTTGAGCAAGCTGATGAACAGCTCAACGCACTTGACGATTATTTTCGATCGCTGCATACACGAGAAACCCGACAGATTTCTCCTGCAGCTTAG
- the purH gene encoding bifunctional phosphoribosylaminoimidazolecarboxamide formyltransferase/IMP cyclohydrolase: MQTPKPIKRALLSVSDKTGIIEFAEALYQSGVELLSTGGTAKLLAQAGLPVTEVSSHTGHPEIMDGRVKTLHPKIHGGILGRRGQDEDVMAEHEIAPIDLVVVNLYPFAATVAQEGCSLEDAIENIDIGGPTMVRAAAKNHKDVTIVVNAADYPRVLEEMGNNGGSLKYQTRFDLAIKAFEHTAEYDGMIANYFGAKIDAVECEDDCEHSHSEFPRTINMQMTKKQDLRYGENSHQSAAFYVENQIQEASVATAQQLQGKELSFNNIADTDAALECVKEFEEPACVIVKHANPCGVAIGDTILSAYERAYKTDPTSAFGGIIAFNRELDAQTAQAIVDRQFVEVIIAPAVSEDAKVVVATKKNVRLLVCGNWQGQLTDGYDFKRVNGGLLVQERDFGMIDMEDLQVVTKRHPTDEQLRDLMFCWKVAKYVKSNAIVYCKDGMTIGVGAGQMSRVYSAKIAGIKAADESLEVAGSVMASDAFFPFRDGIDAAAAAGIKAVIQPGGSMRDEEVIAAANEHDIAMVFTGMRHFRH; the protein is encoded by the coding sequence ATGCAAACACCAAAACCTATTAAACGCGCGCTGTTAAGTGTTTCTGATAAAACCGGTATTATAGAATTTGCCGAAGCTCTGTATCAATCAGGTGTGGAGCTGCTTTCTACCGGCGGTACTGCGAAACTACTTGCTCAGGCTGGTCTGCCGGTTACAGAAGTTTCTTCGCATACCGGGCATCCGGAAATTATGGACGGCCGGGTAAAAACTCTGCATCCTAAAATCCATGGTGGGATCTTAGGTCGCCGCGGCCAGGACGAAGATGTTATGGCTGAGCATGAAATTGCCCCCATCGATTTGGTGGTGGTGAATCTTTATCCGTTTGCTGCCACTGTTGCTCAAGAAGGTTGCAGCCTCGAAGATGCCATAGAAAATATTGATATCGGCGGTCCTACCATGGTGCGAGCGGCAGCAAAGAACCACAAAGATGTCACTATTGTCGTTAACGCTGCCGATTACCCACGAGTGCTGGAAGAAATGGGCAACAACGGGGGGTCGTTGAAGTATCAAACCCGTTTCGATTTAGCTATAAAGGCGTTTGAGCATACTGCAGAATATGATGGCATGATTGCCAACTACTTTGGTGCCAAAATTGATGCCGTTGAGTGTGAAGATGACTGCGAGCATTCTCACAGCGAGTTTCCTCGTACCATCAACATGCAGATGACGAAAAAGCAGGACCTGCGCTACGGTGAAAATTCTCATCAAAGCGCGGCTTTTTATGTGGAAAATCAGATTCAGGAAGCATCAGTTGCCACCGCACAGCAACTTCAGGGCAAAGAGCTGTCGTTTAATAATATTGCCGATACCGACGCAGCGCTGGAATGTGTTAAAGAATTTGAAGAACCGGCCTGTGTTATCGTTAAACACGCGAACCCTTGTGGCGTGGCAATCGGTGACACTATTTTAAGCGCTTACGAGCGGGCATACAAAACAGATCCAACATCAGCTTTCGGTGGCATTATTGCGTTTAACCGCGAGCTGGATGCTCAGACTGCTCAAGCTATTGTGGATCGTCAGTTTGTGGAAGTCATTATTGCTCCGGCAGTTAGTGAAGACGCCAAGGTTGTCGTTGCCACCAAAAAAAACGTACGTCTGCTTGTGTGCGGCAATTGGCAAGGTCAGCTCACCGATGGTTATGACTTTAAACGAGTCAACGGCGGCTTACTGGTGCAAGAGCGAGACTTCGGTATGATCGACATGGAAGATTTGCAGGTAGTTACTAAACGCCACCCCACCGACGAACAGCTACGCGATTTGATGTTTTGCTGGAAAGTAGCGAAGTATGTGAAGTCCAATGCTATCGTTTACTGCAAAGATGGCATGACGATTGGTGTTGGTGCAGGACAAATGAGTCGCGTATATTCAGCCAAAATTGCGGGTATTAAAGCCGCCGACGAGAGCCTTGAAGTGGCAGGTTCGGTCATGGCTTCAGACGCATTCTTTCCGTTTCGAGACGGTATTGATGCCGCCGCTGCCGCCGGAATTAAGGCTGTGATCCAGCCGGGCGGTTCAATGCGTGACGAAGAAGTGATTGCCGCAGCCAATGAACATGATATTGCTATGGTCTTTACAGG
- the fis gene encoding DNA-binding transcriptional regulator Fis, giving the protein MFDQNVTSPFTTTVTTPSQTQAQKPLRDSVKQAVNKYLKQLDNANIDNLYDLVLAEVEAPLLEEVMTYTRGNQTRAAIMMGINRGTLRKKLKQYGMN; this is encoded by the coding sequence ATGTTCGATCAAAATGTGACTTCACCATTTACTACGACAGTAACTACGCCTTCACAAACTCAAGCTCAGAAGCCGCTTCGCGACTCCGTTAAGCAAGCAGTTAACAAGTACCTCAAGCAACTGGATAATGCCAACATCGATAATCTGTATGACCTGGTTCTGGCAGAAGTCGAGGCTCCGCTTCTGGAAGAAGTCATGACTTATACGCGCGGTAACCAAACCCGTGCAGCCATCATGATGGGAATCAATCGCGGCACGCTGCGTAAGAAGCTCAAACAGTACGGCATGAACTAA